A genome region from Setaria italica strain Yugu1 chromosome III, Setaria_italica_v2.0, whole genome shotgun sequence includes the following:
- the LOC101785627 gene encoding germin-like protein 5-1 has product MAIPSPSLSFAVVVAVLFLPCPSLAGDPDFLQDICIADLTSTVKVNGFPCKATVTEDDFYFKGLANPGNTDNTYGSVVTGANVEKVPGLNTLGVSLSRIDYAPGGLNPPHTHPRATEIVFVLQGTLDVGFITTGNKLIAKTITSGDVFVFPRGLVHFQKNNEDAPAAVISAFNSQLPGTQSLAMTLFAATPEVPNKVLTKAFQVGSKEVDKIKSRLAPKKS; this is encoded by the exons ATGGCCATTCCATCTCCATCGCTTTCCtttgccgtcgtcgtcgccgtgctCTTCCTTCCCTGCCCGTCCCTCGCCGGCGACCCCGACTTTCTCCAGGACATCTGCATCGCGGATCTCACGTCCA CCGTGAAGGTGAACGGATTTCCCTGCAAGGCCACCGTGACAGAGGACGACTTCTACTTCAAAGGCCTCGCCAACCCCGGTAACACCGACAACACCTACGGCTCCGTCGTCACCGGCGCCAACGTTGAGAAGGTGCCGGGCCTCAACACCCTCGGCGTGTCGCTGTCACGCATCGACTACGCCCCCGGTGGCCTGAACCCGCCGCACACCCACCCTCGCGCCACCGAGATTGTCTTCGTCCTGCAGGGCACCCTGGATGTGGGCTTCATAACCACCGGGAACAAGCTGATTGCGAAGACCATCACTTCCGGCGACGTCTTCGTCTTCCCCCGCGGTCTGGTACACTTCCAGAAGAACAACGAGGACGCGCCCGCCGCCGTTATATCGGCCTTCAACAGCCAGCTACCCGGCACGCAGTCCCTCGCCATGACGCTGTTCGCGGCGACGCCGGAGGTGCCTAATAAGGTGCTCACCAAGGCGTTCCAGGTCGGTAGCAAGGAGGTGGACAAGATCAAGTCCAGGCTTGCTCCGAAAAAGAGCTAA